The following proteins are encoded in a genomic region of Leucoraja erinacea ecotype New England unplaced genomic scaffold, Leri_hhj_1 Leri_400S, whole genome shotgun sequence:
- the LOC129693721 gene encoding zinc-binding protein A33-like has product MAAEDQVESLTEEATCPICLDFFTDPVSLECGHNFCRSCITQSWDTEGRNSCPECREKFTGRSLRVSWALARLSEKARTLSLNRTEKENKLQCEEHREELKLFCETDKKLICVICRDAREHRDHSFMPVKVAVQIYKDQVKYSLESLTKKKSEIQQMEQQQKQKIFGVLKQSHNLQSQTISHFAEQHQILTEKEQRVLADIREEETKILNTMEKNLGEIQKNLNSIQEELLKLQQQMDQKDSVVFLKEEGGRKRRVHDEAKPLSVIDEALPIEKFHSFVSFKTTSKEISEDFKRVFITLDVETAHPWLEVSEDRKRVRWTRTQRSLPDTGKRFTDWPCVLGTEGFTSGRHYWEVEVAGSRDWGLGVAAESVERKRRVTLTPETGVWSIGRWDDEFKALISPPSPLPARPIPGRVGVYLSYQSGTVSFYDADTKSHLHTFTGNKFTEKLYPFFWPWDENQWLRICSSCTLGLKNGRVPGLASGAGLGL; this is encoded by the exons ATGGCTGCGGAAGACCAGGTCGAGAGTTTAACTGAGgaggcaacatgtcccatctgcctggatttcttcaccgatccggtgtcactggagtgtgggcacaacttctgccgctcctgtatcacacagagttgggacacggaggggagaaactcctgcccggaatgtagagagAAGTTTACAGGCCGCAGCCTCAGGGTTAGTTGGGCCTTGGCGagactgtctgagaaagctcGAACACTGAGCCTGAATCGGACAGAGAAGGAAAATAAACTTCAGTGCGAGGAACATCGggaagaactgaagctgttttgtgaaacgGACAAGAAGCTGATCTGTGTGATTTGTCGTGATGCGCGGGAACACAGAGATCACAGCTTCATGCCGGTTAAAGTAGCTGTTCAAATATACAAG GATCAGGTGAAATATTCCCTCGAATCTCTCACAAAAAAGAAATCAGAGATCCAGcaaatggagcagcaacagaaacagaagatttTTGGAGTTCTG AAACAGTCACACAACCTTCAGTCCCAGACCATATCTCATTTTGCAGAACAGCACCAGATTCTCACTGAGAAAGAGCAGCGCGTACTGGCAGACATCCGAGAGGAAGAGACGAAGATTCTAAATACAATGGAGAAAAATCTTGGAGAGATTCAAaagaatttaaattccattcagGAGGAACTCTTAAAGTTGCAACAACAGATGGATCAAAAAGACAGTGTGGTGTTTCTGAAG GAGGAAGGGGGTCGTAAGCGAAG GGTTCATGATGAAGCCAAACCACTGTCGGTGATAGATGAAGCCTTGCCGATTGAAAAATTTCATAGCTTTGTTTCGTTTAAGACAACATCCAAAGAAATATCTGAGGACTTCAAGCGAG TCTTCAtcaccctggatgtggaaacagcgcaTCCGTGGCTCGAGGTGTCTGAGGATCGGAAGAGGGTGAGATGGACCCGGACCCAGAGGAGTCTCCCTGACACCGGGAAGAGGTTTACAGACTGGCCGTGTGTGCTGGGAAcggagggattcacatcggggagacattactgggaggtggaggtggcagGGAGTCGGGACTGGGgtctgggagtcgccgcagagtctgtggagaggaagagacgggtcacactgaccccggagactggagtctggagcatcgGGCGGTGGGATGACGAGTTTAAAGCACtcatctcccctccatcccctctccccgcccgtcccatccccgggagggtgggagtttatctcagttaccagtccgggacagtttcattttacgacgcggacaccaagtcccatctgcacaccttcactgggaataaattcacggagaaactttatcctttcttctgGCCTTGGGATGAAAAccagtggctgagaatctgctccaGTTGCACTCTTGGTTTGAAAAACGGTCGGGTCCCGGGACTGGCGTCAGGAGCGGGGCTCGGGCTGTGA